The Verrucomicrobiota bacterium DNA segment CGTCCACCCGGTTCCGTTTGCGCATGCCGGCGGTGTCAATTAAGATATATTTCTGCCGCACCCCCTCGGTGTCCACCTCGAACGGCACGTCAATCGCGTCGCGCGTGGTGCCGGGAATGGGGCTGACAATGACGCGCTTGGATTGGGTGAGCGCGTTGATGATGGACGACTTGCCGACATTGGGTCGCCCCACGATGGCCAGTTTCACCGGCGCGCCGGAAACGGCGGCGCCTTCGATGACCGGGGTTTCGGTAACTTCCGCTTTTGGCAGGCCCGCCAAGGCAGCGTCTAGCATCGGTTCGAGGCCGCGGTTGTGCAGTGCCGACACCGGAAACACCGAGGCGAAGCCGAGCCGTGCAAAATCGACACTTTTCTCGTCCACCTCACTGGAATCCGCCTTGTTGGCGGCTACGAGGATGATTTTTCCGGATTTGCGCAGTCGCGCGGCAACTTCGATATCCAGTGGCACCAAACCCTCCTTGAGGTTCACTACGAACAGGATCACATTCGCCGAATCAATGGCGATTTGCACCTGTTCAAACGCGGCCCGGGTGAGCGCATCCTCCGTTTTCTCGCCCCGCAGCAGGCCGATGCCGCCGGTATCTACCAACGTGAACGGATTCCCGTGCCACTCGGCTTCCGCGATTACGCGATCACGAGTCACACCGGGTTGATCATGCACAATGGCGATGCGCCGCCCGACAATCCGGTTAAACAGCGCGGATTTGCCGACGTTTGGCCGTCCCACAATGGCAATAATACCTGTCATGGGTACCAGGATGCATGAAAAGGCGGCTTAAGAAAAGCTTAAAACCAAGGAGGATGATGGCGGGGCTGACGGCGGCAAGCCCAGCTTGGGCCGCGATGGTGCAGGACGGCTCGTATTATTAGCGAATCAGTGGGCGTCTCTGGAAAATAACTCAGCTCGCATGGGGATGACTTTTCCTAAATCGAAAATCTGGACATGGTTCAATTGTTGCAAGGCTTTCGTGGTGGCTGGGTCATTCATGCCGTAGTTGTTCCAGTATTGCACTAACCCATTTGTTCCGACCAGGTCGTTGGTGAGGTCGGAGAGAATCAATAGGGAACAACTGTGTTGGAGTTGCTGGCGTAGCGCTTCGCACTGCTCCGGCAGGAACTGTTTGCTGCCGGGCTCCAAAAACCAAAACATGGGCTTGGGTTGTTTTAGCCCGAAGTAGTAGGCCCACTTGGAGCCCATCGGGGCGATGACCATAGGCGAATGGGTCGGGCATGACGCCTTTTGGAAAAGTGTCGCACGAAACCAGCGAAGCTCCTCCGCCTGCTCATCAGTCAGGCTCAACCACCGGTTTTCATGAAATGCAACCCGATGGAAGGCAAGGGTATTGGCTGGTGCTGGCGGTTTGCCTGTAATGAAGCGAAAGCCTTGTTGCATATACCCTTGTTGGTACGTCAGGTGGAAGACGGCGAATAACAAACAGAACCATTTCAATTCGGTGCGCGTCAGCTCCTGACAAGTCGCCGGTAAGATCGCAAACAGCAAAGCACCATAGTAGTAGTAATGGCAGTTCATGCCCAGATACCCCGAAATATGGGCGAGCAAAAACCAAGTGAAGAAGATGGCCGCCACGGGGGAAGCAGCGTTGGGCTTGCGCAGTATGTGCCGGACGAACACGAACAGCCCCAAACTGAATCCCAATAGGATGGGGGCCTGTAGGGACAGGAATTCGGGCAGATTGGTGATTTGCGGAACGCGAGTGCCAGCGACCTGTGAATACCCGTGTTTCACGTATAACGGAAACGCGCTTTGCCAGGCGAGGTGAAGATTGCTGAGGCTGGCCAGCCACAAACACTGAAGCACGGTGGCAGCGATGATGCAACTGCCCAGGAAAAAATACACCCACAGCCCGCGATTTCTCTCCGCGTTCCGTGATCGTATCATGGCGGGAAGGTCGGTCAGAAACAATGCACCCAAGGCCAGGACCGGACTGAAGAATTTAATTAACTGGAGGAGAAAAAGTAACAGACCGAGGAATATCGCGCGTCGTTTTGATATGGTCACTGCGGATTGGCTCAGGAAGAAGACCGCGCTGACCCCGAGTATTTCCAGATAAAAATAGACCGGAAAGGCGGCGCTGGTCGGCAGCAGGGGCCAGGCAAACAGTCCAACCATGACTGCCGTAAGCGGCGCCCCGGTTTTTTTCCAGGTCCCCAGGACCAAAAGGAGCCAGGTTATAAATGCCAGGCCATACTGCACTTGATAATACTCCAGCGGATGGAACTTCACTGGGAGAACCAGGGCGAAGAAATACACGGCTAGAGGTCCGTATGGCCAAGTGAAATCCCGGTAAGGGCACTCGGCCTGCTGTACCGCGGCGATGGAGTAAAAATAATGCCCATAATCATTGCGCAGGTTGCCGGCGCCACTGAAGTATTCCTCATGGCCATGGAATAACGCCCAACCCTGCATCAGCGTTAGCGCCGCGAGAATGACTACCGCAATGGCACCCAACCCCGTAAAGGCGGGGGCACGACAGTCTGTGCATTTATTTTCGAGTATGTTCAAGGCACCATGAGGATTCTACCAGCCGCGTTTTATCCAAACAACCAAAACACCAGCGGCAAGATGAGCACCAGATACAGCGCGGTGTTGGTCACGAACAGCACCGAGGACTCCTGCGGTTTCAGGCCGAACATGTTCGCCACCGCCACGCTGGTGACCGCCGTCGGCATGAAGGATTGCACCACATAGACGTTCCAGCGCAGGTCCGCAAAGCCCCAGGGCGTTAGTTGCGTCAACCACGCCAGGCCCAGGCCCGTCACCGCGCCCAACCCAAAGCGCACCACGCCCAGCCAGGCAATCATCCGCCATAACGGCAGCACCTTCGAGCCGTGCAACCGCAGCCCAATCGCGAAAAACGCCATCGGCGTGAAGGTATAAACCATGATGTCCACCAAATGCCAGTCGGCCACGCATTGCGGACGCCGCACCCCGGCGGCGGAGATGAGGATCGCGAGGACGTTGATCGGCAGGCCGATGGAGCGCCAATCCAACAGGCTGCGCCGCATCAACTCTCCCAGCGTGCCTTGCGGTTGCGCGCTGGCAAAGTGCCGCGCCAGCGGATAGATTAGCACCACCACCAGCGGCACAAACACCACAAAGTAAATATTGGCCAGCCCCAACGCCTGTTCCCCGTACAGCAGGTACAGGATGAACGCCC contains these protein-coding regions:
- the der gene encoding ribosome biogenesis GTPase Der → MTGIIAIVGRPNVGKSALFNRIVGRRIAIVHDQPGVTRDRVIAEAEWHGNPFTLVDTGGIGLLRGEKTEDALTRAAFEQVQIAIDSANVILFVVNLKEGLVPLDIEVAARLRKSGKIILVAANKADSSEVDEKSVDFARLGFASVFPVSALHNRGLEPMLDAALAGLPKAEVTETPVIEGAAVSGAPVKLAIVGRPNVGKSSIINALTQSKRVIVSPIPGTTRDAIDVPFEVDTEGVRQKYILIDTAGMRKRNRVDDTVEFFSVQRAEESIARCDIVVLVLDAEMGVLEQDKKIGDIIMEQKKACVIVVNKWDLMEDDVRAAREKEDLRPQRGTREASSTLANFSEWVHKNLFFLDFAPVIFASAKSGFHLDRLLEAIRFVAAQLQQKVPTAILNRVVQDAIERRQPISDQGHFLKLFYATQTQVAPPTFLLFVNRKELFSPPYEKYLQNALRKAFGYEGCPVVLAPRARPKTIEPVRRKAGPDKPRQRR
- a CDS encoding AEC family transporter gives rise to the protein MPIVTKFILTAAVIILTTLAGYACRRKRWIEERVGEWLMTIVAVFGYPLVGFFTVWGTSLKASDAMLPIMACTHVVVMTFLGLALTPMVTRDRAERGLLAVSGGLGNNGFTMGAFILYLLYGEQALGLANIYFVVFVPLVVVLIYPLARHFASAQPQGTLGELMRRSLLDWRSIGLPINVLAILISAAGVRRPQCVADWHLVDIMVYTFTPMAFFAIGLRLHGSKVLPLWRMIAWLGVVRFGLGAVTGLGLAWLTQLTPWGFADLRWNVYVVQSFMPTAVTSVAVANMFGLKPQESSVLFVTNTALYLVLILPLVFWLFG